A window from Dioscorea cayenensis subsp. rotundata cultivar TDr96_F1 chromosome 10, TDr96_F1_v2_PseudoChromosome.rev07_lg8_w22 25.fasta, whole genome shotgun sequence encodes these proteins:
- the LOC120270084 gene encoding acidic endochitinase-like: MSIPIFSFLLLPLCHAAIFDIVNQCNYTIWPAAIPGGGRELLPGQNWTIFVNPRMDEGRIWARTGCTFNKSGHGRCETGDCNGLLECQTYGSPPNTLAEFTLNGFNNLDFIDISLVEGFNVPIEFSPTAGCNHAIQCSTNITGQCPDELKTSGGCNNPCTVFNTDEYCCRSGNCKSTNYSNFFKRLCPNAYSYPVDDENNTFTCVGGTDYRVVFSPFTMAQNCGCPADLCCSNFGYCGTGDPYCGNGCQQGPCYNSTGSGNVADIVTQEFFDGIANQAGAGCVGKGFYTRKAFLTATLAYSQFGTTGSDDVKKREIAAYFAHVTHETGHFCYIDEINGASQNYCQASTAYPCNADKKYFGRGPLQLTWNYNYIDAGNALNFDGLNAPETVGSDRVISFKSSLWFWTAKKVHDAITSGQGFGATIRIINGGVECDGKNTDQMNARVGYYKDYCSQLGVDPGDNLTC, from the exons ATGTCCATTCCTATCTTCTCCTTCCTCCTTCTCCCCCTTTGCCATGCCGCCATCTTTGACATAGTAAACCAATGCAATTACACTATCTGGCCAGCTGCCATCCCAGGCGGTGGCCGGGAACTCCTTCCCGGCCAGAACTGGACCATCTTCGTCAACCCTCGGATGGATGAAGGTCGTATCTGGGCCCGGACTGGCTGCACCTTCAACAAGTCAGGCCATGGCCGGTGCGAGACTGGCGACTGCAACGGCCTTTTAGAATGCCAAACTTATGGATCACCACCCAACACGCTCGCCGAATTCACCCTCAACGGATTCAACAACCTTGATTTTATCGACATCTCTCTTGTTGAGGGCTTCAACGTCCCCATAGAATTCAGTCCAACCGCCGGTTGCAACCATGCCATTCAGTGCTCCACCAACATCACCGGACAGTGCCCAGATGAGTTGAAGACCTCTGGAGGTTGCAACAATCCGTGCACAGTGTTTAATACTGATGAGTATTGTTGTAGATCTGGAAATTGCAAGTCCACAAACTACTCTAATTTCTTCAAAAGACTCTGCCCGAATGCTTATAGCTACCCTGTGGATGACGAAAACAACACTTTTACTTGTGTTGGAGGGACTGATTATAGGGTTGTTTTCTCCCCCTTCACCATGGCACAAAACTGCGGCTGCCCAGCAGACCTTTGCTGCAGCAATTTCGGCTACTGTGGCACTGGTGATCCCTACTGCGGCAACGGGTGCCAACAAGGGCCTTGCTATAACAGCACTGGTAGCGGAAATGTTGCTGATATTGTAACTCAGGAATTTTTTGATGGAATTGCAAATCAAGCAGGAGCTGGATGTGTGGGCAAGGGCTTCTACACGCGCAAAGCTTTCCTCACCGCGACTTTGGCATACTCCCAATTCGGCACCACCGGTTCCGATGATGTGAAGAAAAGGGAGATTGCAGCATACTTCGCCCATGTCACCCATGAAACCGGAC ATTTCTGCTACATTGATGAAATTAATGGAGCTAGCCAGAACTACTGCCAGGCTAGCACAGCATATCCATGCAATGCCGACAAGAAGTACTTTGGCCGTGGTCCTCTTCAGCTTACATGGAACTACAACTACATCGACGCCGGCAATGCGCTCAACTTCGACGGCCTTAATGCTCCGGAGACTGTGGGTTCCGACCGGGTTATATCCTTCAAGTCTTCTCTTTGGTTCTGGACAGCCAAAAAGGTGCATGATGCCATAACTTCCGGTCAGGGCTTTGGAGCCACCATCAGGATCATCAATGGCGGGGTTGAGTGTGATGGCAAGAACACAGACCAGATGAATGCTCGGGTTGGATACTATAAGGACTACTGCTCCCAGCTTGGGGTTGATCCTGGAGATAATCTCACTTGTTAG